One window from the genome of Gimesia aquarii encodes:
- a CDS encoding DUF3311 domain-containing protein encodes MRYAIYGLVVVLIILHQDNWLWDDKRLILGFMPITLLYQAGISVGAAIVWFLATKFAWPHHLEEIAQDTPAQETGETE; translated from the coding sequence ATGAGATACGCCATTTATGGATTGGTTGTTGTGCTGATCATCCTTCATCAGGATAACTGGTTATGGGATGACAAAAGACTCATCCTGGGATTCATGCCCATTACCCTGTTGTATCAAGCGGGGATTTCTGTTGGTGCTGCCATTGTCTGGTTTCTCGCGACAAAATTTGCCTGGCCACATCATCTCGAAGAAATTGCTCAGGACACCCCTGCCCAGGAAACAGGAGAAACAGAATAA